In Vigna unguiculata cultivar IT97K-499-35 chromosome 3, ASM411807v1, whole genome shotgun sequence, a single genomic region encodes these proteins:
- the LOC114177406 gene encoding protein OBERON 3 isoform X2, with the protein MIGSKDRVAESEGENSRSKLSRHYFGANKEYPDEKGVLFLRDSQVGCGGGGGGGVDGVLRPKPTEVVVGSSGFQELTLSYLCDNPKLSFSEKENPGKSLLSSFERISHKGKEVVVCENSNQDGKWVERDFLSLSEPREDSSKRSLEEVVERESNKEKKQKLETLNLSLALPDVSLSLTASNALQNGDQLVRNKPCRPSTTHTSYSNDYTAASLSYSYSHPFSHNPSCSLTRNSTDNFEYSVSKDDQIWNCGEGTNGSVHSRFKPIGDGVALTSHGAGISSFMQGNSQYKTTSSDNHSFFPSELPARPRLEAQSGDSRGRNSENLRILDGLDDGKVRKHSRPERIVREIVSESITVMALTIQELTDDVIASTKEYLKNLIEKPEKKEELVSLQNRLDRRSDLTKESLSKCHKVQLEVLVALKMGLASFLSSKVQLSEMVEIFLYKRCRNVTCMSLLPVDDCDCKICSGNKGFCSSCMCPVCLNFDCANSTCSWIGCDVCSHWCHATCGIQRNLIKPGPSLKGPSGTSEVQFHCLGCGHASEMFGFVKDVFLCCAKDWGLETLMKELDCVRRIFRASEDRKGKELHVKTDDLLLKLQTKMTQIACQIFLLLLVFLQRIWQPLKLTLQRIYHLFQNLTLYYQIMGMRWAILGHILMPCQGK; encoded by the exons ATGATTGGAAGTAAAGATCGTGTTGCTGAATCGGAGGGTGAGAACTCTAGGAGCAAGCTTTCAAGACACTATTTTGGGGCAAACAAGGAGTACCCagatgagaaaggtgttttATTTCTGAGAGATTCACAGGtgggttgtggtggtggtggtggtggaggtgttGATGGGGTTCTTCGTCCAAAACCCACCGAGGTTGTTGTTGGGAGCTCGGGGTTCCAAGAGTTGACCCTCAGCTACCTTTGTGACAACCCAAAACTCAGTTTTTCCGAGAAAGAGAATCCTGGTAAAAGCTTGCTGAGTTCCTTTGAGAGAATAAGCCACAAAGGGAAAGAGGTTGTGGTTTGTGAGAACTCAAATCAGGATGGAAAATGGGTGGAAAGAGATTTCCTCAGCTTGAGTGAGCCACGAGAGGATTCTTCAAAGAGATCCCTTGAGGAAGTTGTTGAGAGGGAGAGTAATAAGGAGAAGAAGCAAAAACTGGAGACTCTCAATCTCTCTCTTGCTTTGCCTGATGTTTCTCTTTCCCTCACAGCTTCAAACGCCTTGCAAAATGGTGATCAACTAGTTAGGAATAAACCTTGTAGGCCATCCACTACTCACACTTCATATTCCAATGACTACACAGCAGCTTCTTTGTCTTACTCCTATTCCCACCCCTTCTCCCACAACCCAAGCTGCTCACTGACCCGCAATTCAACCGATAATTTTGAGTACTCTGTGAGCAAAGATGACCAAATTTGGAACTGTGGGGAGGGGACCAATGGGTCTGTGCATAGTAGGTTCAAGCCAATAGGAGATGGGGTTGCTTTGACCAGCCATGGTGCTGGTATTAGTTCCTTTATGCAAGGTAATAGTCAGTATAAAACTACTAGTTCAGATAACCATTCTTTTTTCCCTTCAGAGTTGCCTGCCAGGCCAAGGCTTGAGGCTCAGTCGGGGGACTCAAGGGGTAGGAACTCTGAGAATCTGAGAATCTTGGATGGCTTGGATGATGGGAAGGTAAGGAAACATTCCAGACCAGAGAGAATTGTTAGGGAGATTGTTTCAGAGTCTATCACTGTCATGGCATTGACAATTCAGGAGCTTACTGATGATGTCATAGCATCAACTAAGGAATACTTAAAGAATCTCATTGAAAAGCCTGAGAAGAAAGAGGAACTGGTAAGCCTTCAGAACCGGCTTGATAGAAGATCTGACCTAACAAAGGAGAGTCTTTCAAAGTGCCACAAAGTACAGTTAGAGGTTTTGGTGGCTCTCAAGATGGGGCTTGCCAGCTTCCTATCTAGCAAAGTTCAGTTGTCTGAGATGGTAGAGATTTTCTTGTATAAGAGGTGTAGGAATGTAACCTGCATGAGTTTGCTTCCTGTTGATGATTGTGACTGCAAGATTTGTTCAGGAAATAAGGGCTTTTGTAGTTCTTGCATGTGTCCTGTCTGTTTGAACTTTGATTGTGCAAATAGCACTTGTAGTTGGATAGGATGTGATGTTTGTTCTCATTGGTGCCATGCTACCTGTGGCATTCAGAGAAATCTTATCAAGCCTGGACCTAGCTTGAAGGGGCCTTCAGGGACCTCAGAGGTTCAGTTTCATTGTCTCGGATGTGGACATGCCTCGGAAATGTTTGGTTTTGTAAAAGACGTGTTTCTGTGTTGTGCAAAGGATTGGGGTCTTGAAACCTTGATGAAGGAGCTTGACTGTGTAAGGAGGATCTTCAGGGCAAGTGAAGATCGCAAAGGGAAGGAATTGCATGTTAAAACTGATGACTTGCTATTAAAGCTTCAAACTAAAATG ACGCAGATAGCATGCCAGATTTTCCTGCTTCTGCTGGTGTTTCTTCAAAGGATTTGGCAGCCTCTCAAACTAACCTTACAAAGGATATACCATCTCTTTCAAAACCTAACCCTCTATTACCAAATTATGGGTATGAGATGGGCTATTCTAGGTCACATCCTGATGCCATGTCAAGGGAAGTAG
- the LOC114177406 gene encoding protein OBERON 3 isoform X1 produces MIGSKDRVAESEGENSRSKLSRHYFGANKEYPDEKGVLFLRDSQVGCGGGGGGGVDGVLRPKPTEVVVGSSGFQELTLSYLCDNPKLSFSEKENPGKSLLSSFERISHKGKEVVVCENSNQDGKWVERDFLSLSEPREDSSKRSLEEVVERESNKEKKQKLETLNLSLALPDVSLSLTASNALQNGDQLVRNKPCRPSTTHTSYSNDYTAASLSYSYSHPFSHNPSCSLTRNSTDNFEYSVSKDDQIWNCGEGTNGSVHSRFKPIGDGVALTSHGAGISSFMQGNSQYKTTSSDNHSFFPSELPARPRLEAQSGDSRGRNSENLRILDGLDDGKVRKHSRPERIVREIVSESITVMALTIQELTDDVIASTKEYLKNLIEKPEKKEELVSLQNRLDRRSDLTKESLSKCHKVQLEVLVALKMGLASFLSSKVQLSEMVEIFLYKRCRNVTCMSLLPVDDCDCKICSGNKGFCSSCMCPVCLNFDCANSTCSWIGCDVCSHWCHATCGIQRNLIKPGPSLKGPSGTSEVQFHCLGCGHASEMFGFVKDVFLCCAKDWGLETLMKELDCVRRIFRASEDRKGKELHVKTDDLLLKLQTKMVSPLDACNYIVQFFNYADSMPDFPASAGVSSKDLAASQTNLTKDIPSLSKPNPLLPNYGYEMGYSRSHPDAMSREVVQKDLKASMLSELKNEADFHLGALLRKGGLESLGSIVRIKEAEARMFQTKADEARREAEGFQRMIRTKTAQMEEEYAEKLSKLCLHETEETQRKKMDELKVLENSYFDYYKMKKRMQEEIDGLLRRMEATKQQWV; encoded by the exons ATGATTGGAAGTAAAGATCGTGTTGCTGAATCGGAGGGTGAGAACTCTAGGAGCAAGCTTTCAAGACACTATTTTGGGGCAAACAAGGAGTACCCagatgagaaaggtgttttATTTCTGAGAGATTCACAGGtgggttgtggtggtggtggtggtggaggtgttGATGGGGTTCTTCGTCCAAAACCCACCGAGGTTGTTGTTGGGAGCTCGGGGTTCCAAGAGTTGACCCTCAGCTACCTTTGTGACAACCCAAAACTCAGTTTTTCCGAGAAAGAGAATCCTGGTAAAAGCTTGCTGAGTTCCTTTGAGAGAATAAGCCACAAAGGGAAAGAGGTTGTGGTTTGTGAGAACTCAAATCAGGATGGAAAATGGGTGGAAAGAGATTTCCTCAGCTTGAGTGAGCCACGAGAGGATTCTTCAAAGAGATCCCTTGAGGAAGTTGTTGAGAGGGAGAGTAATAAGGAGAAGAAGCAAAAACTGGAGACTCTCAATCTCTCTCTTGCTTTGCCTGATGTTTCTCTTTCCCTCACAGCTTCAAACGCCTTGCAAAATGGTGATCAACTAGTTAGGAATAAACCTTGTAGGCCATCCACTACTCACACTTCATATTCCAATGACTACACAGCAGCTTCTTTGTCTTACTCCTATTCCCACCCCTTCTCCCACAACCCAAGCTGCTCACTGACCCGCAATTCAACCGATAATTTTGAGTACTCTGTGAGCAAAGATGACCAAATTTGGAACTGTGGGGAGGGGACCAATGGGTCTGTGCATAGTAGGTTCAAGCCAATAGGAGATGGGGTTGCTTTGACCAGCCATGGTGCTGGTATTAGTTCCTTTATGCAAGGTAATAGTCAGTATAAAACTACTAGTTCAGATAACCATTCTTTTTTCCCTTCAGAGTTGCCTGCCAGGCCAAGGCTTGAGGCTCAGTCGGGGGACTCAAGGGGTAGGAACTCTGAGAATCTGAGAATCTTGGATGGCTTGGATGATGGGAAGGTAAGGAAACATTCCAGACCAGAGAGAATTGTTAGGGAGATTGTTTCAGAGTCTATCACTGTCATGGCATTGACAATTCAGGAGCTTACTGATGATGTCATAGCATCAACTAAGGAATACTTAAAGAATCTCATTGAAAAGCCTGAGAAGAAAGAGGAACTGGTAAGCCTTCAGAACCGGCTTGATAGAAGATCTGACCTAACAAAGGAGAGTCTTTCAAAGTGCCACAAAGTACAGTTAGAGGTTTTGGTGGCTCTCAAGATGGGGCTTGCCAGCTTCCTATCTAGCAAAGTTCAGTTGTCTGAGATGGTAGAGATTTTCTTGTATAAGAGGTGTAGGAATGTAACCTGCATGAGTTTGCTTCCTGTTGATGATTGTGACTGCAAGATTTGTTCAGGAAATAAGGGCTTTTGTAGTTCTTGCATGTGTCCTGTCTGTTTGAACTTTGATTGTGCAAATAGCACTTGTAGTTGGATAGGATGTGATGTTTGTTCTCATTGGTGCCATGCTACCTGTGGCATTCAGAGAAATCTTATCAAGCCTGGACCTAGCTTGAAGGGGCCTTCAGGGACCTCAGAGGTTCAGTTTCATTGTCTCGGATGTGGACATGCCTCGGAAATGTTTGGTTTTGTAAAAGACGTGTTTCTGTGTTGTGCAAAGGATTGGGGTCTTGAAACCTTGATGAAGGAGCTTGACTGTGTAAGGAGGATCTTCAGGGCAAGTGAAGATCGCAAAGGGAAGGAATTGCATGTTAAAACTGATGACTTGCTATTAAAGCTTCAAACTAAAATGGTATCTCCTTTGGACGCTTGCAATTACATCGTACAATTTTTCAACT ACGCAGATAGCATGCCAGATTTTCCTGCTTCTGCTGGTGTTTCTTCAAAGGATTTGGCAGCCTCTCAAACTAACCTTACAAAGGATATACCATCTCTTTCAAAACCTAACCCTCTATTACCAAATTATGGGTATGAGATGGGCTATTCTAGGTCACATCCTGATGCCATGTCAAGGGAAGTAGTTCAGAAAGACCTCAAAGCTTCCATGTTGAGTGAACTGAAAAATGAGGCTGATTTCCATTTGGGGGCCTTATTAAGAAAAGGTGGACTTGAAAGTTTGGGAAGCATTGTGAGGATAAAGGAGGCAGAAGCCAGAATGTTCCAAACCAAGGCAGATGAAGCAAGAAGAGAGGCAGAAGGGTTCCAGAGAATGATCAGGACGAAGACTGCCCAGATGGAAGAGGAGTATGCTGAAAAGCTTTCCAAACTCTGCTTGCACGAGACTGAGGAAACACAGAGGAAGAAAATGGATGAACTCAAAGTCTTGGAAAATTCCTATTTTGATTactataaaatgaaaaagagaatgCAAGAAGAGATTGATGGTTTGTTGCGGAGAATGGAGGCAACAAAGCAGCAATGGGTTTAG